The Montipora capricornis isolate CH-2021 chromosome 1, ASM3666992v2, whole genome shotgun sequence genome contains a region encoding:
- the LOC138044242 gene encoding small ribosomal subunit protein uS15, whose translation MGRMHAPGKGISGSALPYRRSVPTWLKLTSDDVKEQIYKLAKKGLTPSQIGVILRDSHGVAQVRYITGNKILRILKAKGLAGTLPEDLYFLIKKAVAVRKHLEKHRKDKDSKFRLILIESRIHRLARYYKTKRLLPPNWKYESSTASALVA comes from the exons ATGGGTCGTATGCACGCTCCAGG GAAAGGTATTTCTGGTTCAGCTTTGCCGTATCGCCGAAGTGTACCGACG TGGCTCAAGTTGACCTCAGATGATGTCAAAGAACAAATATACAAGTTAGCAAAGAAGGGCCTAACTCCATCACAGATTG GTGTGATACTGCGAGACTCACATGGTGTGGCTCAAGTTCGGTATATAACAGGCAACAAGATCCTCAGGATTCTGAAAGCTAAAG GGTTAGCAGGAACTCTTCCTGAGGACCTGTATTTCCTCATCAAGAAAGCAGTTGCTGTTCGAAAGCATCTTGAAAAGCACCGAAAG GACAAGGATTCCAAATTCAGGCTTATCCTCATAGAGAGCAGAATTCACCGCCTTGCCCGTTACTACAAGACCAAAAGGCTGTTGCCGCCAAATTGGAAATA TGAGTCATCAACTGCCTCTGCTTTGGTTGCATAA
- the LOC138044274 gene encoding uncharacterized protein, with translation MSKKRKLDDADTHHSTRHSDGIKPLKETADQLRPNDAEERYHFRKKRVGRYFTETHPSGKSLSHGTSKSAEDEIFTCKQSSDIGQCSEVNHTLIHSLPYPAEGVEVVYTSDPVEVEAWLRNNVIDCFAQAVGFDTSERKRRLKSEKKGENENKTAVLQLAVESSCLVYHLYNVTTPPKVLASVLSDEKISKIGSGILQLAAKVKKDTGLKCLGLVDTKTLAKSLGIGTSKKLQLKSLAKRLLGIELQMPLWVATGNWEKFPLTIIQIHCAALDAWIIFKIYQHINAMPGTSNLQDKSSISCHVCGKKGIVRDALSEHIKIHSKCKCGQFFATKIPKKHRRECPVLSPSERHIRYRFAGEPGLCFACGKRYKTWERLMEHIKEAGHVTCPFCKRLLHHNKSFSHIKNCQNFISEEWKEINNSKSGGL, from the coding sequence atgtcaaagaaaagaaagctagATGATGCAGATACCCACCATTCTACAAGACACAGCGACGGAATAAAACCTCTTAAAGAAACTGCAGATCAGCTAAGGCCAAATGATGCAGAAGAGCGTTATCACTTTAGAAAGAAGAGAGTCGGAAGATATTTCACTGAAACTCATCCATCCGGAAAATCATTGAGCCATGGCACATCAAAATCTGCTGAAGATGAGATCTTTACTTGTAAGCAGAGTTCTGATATTGGTCAATGTAGTGAAGTAAACCACACGCTCATTCACTCATTGCCATACCCTGCAGAGGGCGTTGAGGTAGTGTATACATCAGACCCAGTTGAGGTTGAAGCATGGTTAAGAAATAATGTCATTGATTGCTTTGCCCAGGCAGTTGGATTTGACACGTCTGAACGGAAACGTCGGCTTAAAAGCGAaaagaaaggagaaaatgagAACAAGACTGCTGTTCTGCAGTTAGCAGTGGAAAGCTCTTGCCTTGTTTATCATCTTTACAACGTTACAACTCCCCCAAAAGTTCTTGCATCCGTTCTGAGTGATGAAAAGATCTCCAAAATTGGAAGTGGAATTTTACAGCTTGCTGCAAAAGTAAAGAAAGATACTGGTTTGAAATGCTTAGGGTTAGTGGATACCAAAACACTGGCAAAAAGTTTAGGCATTGGAACATCAAAGAAGCTTCAACTGAAATCTCTTGCTAAAAGGTTACTGGGAATTGAACTTCAAATGCCCCTGTGGGTGGCCACAGGTAACTGGGAGAAGTTTCCATTAACTATTATACAGATCCACTGTGCTGCATTAGATGCATGGATTATATTTAAAATTTATCAGCACATAAATGCCATGCCAGGCACGAGTAACCTTCAAGACAAAAGCTCAATTTCCTGTCATGTTTGTGGCAAAAAAGGCATCGTTCGGGATGCCCTTTCTgaacatattaaaattcattccAAATGCAAGTGTGGTCAGttctttgcgactaaaataccTAAGAAACACAGAAGGGAATGTCCAGTGCTTTCACCCTCTGAAAGGCATATACGTTACAGATTTGCAGGTGAACCAGGTCTTTGTTTTGCATGTGGAAAGAGGTACAAGACATGGGAAAGACTGATGGAACATATCAAAGAAGCTGGTCATGTGACATGCCCCTTTTGCAAAAGGTTATTGCACCACAACAAAAGTTTCTCACATATTAAAAACTGTCAGAACTTTATCAGTGAAGAATGGAAGGAGATTAATAATAGTAAAAGTGGAGGACTGTAG